CACCAATGCCTCATCATACAAACCTAACATTTCCAATGCAAATGCCAGTTCTTCCTAAaatgtcaatttaattttataatggaTGAGTACAAGTgtcaaaataaagagaatGTCACAGTTTCCAAGATTAATATTAGGAAATTTGGAAGGTGACATGTCACTCATCATACAAAGTAATCAATAGATTCAGATTTAATCCTTATCTCATATACACtagattcataaaaaattggaaaattaaaaatattacaagatgTTACTAATAACagaataagatatataataattctccATACATTTCAGaagcttaattttatttatcatttgacTTTGtactttattagaaaattcagAAATGAAAATTTGTGTACAGCAAACATTACCtgtagaagaaaataatggcAAAAATTCCAGTTAGGATTGTTCCGCCTTTCTCTCTGCTCACGTATAATATCTTCAAAACGTGATAAGGTTCTGTCATATGCAGTCAACATCAAATGACGAATGCGAGTTATCAAGCCTCTCCATGATTCCGCGGAACGAGATTCAgatttaattggattaatTACAGCAAAGCATCtgtcaaaatgtaatttgtgtggatatttaacaatattctttatatattacgttacaagattaaatgtaaaagatcATATCTTGTAATTACCTGTCACCATTCTTGGCAGCAAAGTCACTTCGTATTTTATCTAAGACTGTAGTCCTAGGTAACAGCTTATTGGCTTTCTTTATATCGTATGTTTCTACTAACACAATCATCCAATCTTGAatgtgatataaattcaatatttttaaccagGCATCAATATCATCTCTGACACTAGTCTTATAGGTATCAACATCCTAcaagaatatataaacattaaaattcattattgctgtttattaaaaacatgaatacattaaatatatagatcaTTCTAATTCcataatattattcatataactttgtctaatataatatttggtataaataaaaagaataacattCTACAGATATATGTGTCATATAAGAAACTAGTTTGAGTGATATATCCTTAAAGACTTACGGTACATTCCGTCCAATAAATATGAAAGATTGGTTGTTTTATAAGATGCCAATCCTTGTCAGTGGGCAAAATATCTCTGGAAAATGGCACAAAGATAGTCCCAAGTTTGACTTGTTTAATTGGCCTGCTGAATGACCTGCGCCATTCCACTGTATCTGCAGGTATAGCTTGAAGTAGATTCTTCTCCAATgtagaaaacaaattttcatcTCCGGCATCTGTatcatataatcatataatcattatatcattatattctGATTCACTCAGAGAGACAATGATTATTTAAAgctataaattttatccaGACACCGATTGTCTTGGATTGGTAGGAGGAAACGTCAGGAGAAGATTGACAGACGGAGGGCGTCGAAGGCGACGATACCCGTGCTAACGGCGCGGCGTGGGGCGGAGGGAAAGAGGCGGGGGAGAAACCGTGATCGCGAAGGAACTCACAGGTGACGATCGGTCTGCTGTCCACGGAAGTGACGGCGGCCGTCGCCTTGCCGCGTGCCTCGCCAGCCACGGACGATCCCCCATTGCAGTTCATCGTTTCTGAGGACTGGCGGTGTGCCTCGCGAGCTGCTCGCTGCTCCCGATCAGGCCCACGATCATAACTCCTCGTCGTTCCTCGCTCGCCGGCGCGCATAGGAACCCTTCCTCCCTCGGGAAGGTTCGCTCGTGCGATCCGCGATTTCGCCGAATCCGCTGCGAGTGCGGACCACGAGCTCTTTACTGGCGCGGACTCAGTGGCAGTCTGGCATACGAGCCAAGCATCATTTCACTTCGCACTCTCCCGAGCTTCATTGAGGTTGGGAGTCCTTTGATCTGTTCCCTATGGCCGCGCTGACTTACACCTTCCGCACTCGATGCGCAAAAAATGTACACTCGCGCGTCGGTGGAAGAAAGAGGAGAGACAATAAGAAAGTGTGGAGAGTGCAAAACCGCGCGAACACGACGTCGTCGTGTCGTTCCACACACTGATGCGATGCTGCTCGTTTTGTATCGATTCACGGAAAAACGGGCATTTCGATATATCGCGTTGCGATGCTCGTCACTCTCCGCACTTCGTCGTTCTTCGTTTTCTttgtctcctctctctctctctctctctctctctctctctctctctctctctctctctctctctctctctctctctctctctttcacacacacacatacacacaccaCGCATTCATTCATTTTAGGTGTAGAAAGTGCAAAGCGGTGACAGCAGACAGCTGCTCGTTCGAAGCAAGACACGTTAATTGTCATTAATTGCGTTATGCCGTTTACCGTGTTTATAcaacaaagatattttttagtaattgcAGAGATTTTCAGCGTTGTGCTGTGAATTTATTTGAACTccaatttcttcaattttgcGAAAGATTCAAGGCACACATGTACGATTGTTTGacgcagtttttataatataacgcATTTTGCATTAATCTTCTCTGGCTAAGTTAAATTTTgggtaaattttattcatagcGATATCCcgcttttagaaattttataacgaGAAACATGTCGAAAATATCAAAGATACCTGGCGACGTAACTCCTTTGAAGAAGGAAAGTCAAGGTTACATCGAAGATTTAAGCAAGATGCAGAAGTTTCAATTGGAGGAGCTTTTAAAAAggcagaaaaaaattcttgctaATAAGTAGGTAGGACGTAAAACTGTTGTATCCCAACATTCTGACAAACCTAAACTGTAACATTTTTCAGGAAATTTATCTCTCAGCTTCCTGATAAAggagagaaaataataaacttccATGATAAAATACTGAAAGAACTTGAGCACAGAAATGAGATGGAAGAGGTGGCCAATTTGCTATCGCGGTTTAATATAGCGTCTGAAGGCAAAGCTGCTATGAGCAAATTGGAATGGACAGGAAAGTGTCATAAAGATGATGACAATGATACAATCAAGATTGTCGAGCTGGACAGCGACGACGATGAAGATCCATTGAAGATATTAGCACAGGTTGATAGATCTAACATAAAACATTGGTAATAGTCAATTCaagtaatttacataaaatctgTTATGTTTCAATAGCCTACAGGGACTGGTGTtcacaataaaaagattatacatGTGGTGCGCGAAGAAAGTCTTATCAAGCCAGAAGACATAGCAGAGATTAAAACTTTCAAGGCAAATCCTTTAGATGTAGAACATGTGAAATATATTGTCAATAAAGTGGAGACACAGGAAACGAGTAAAAAGGAGCCATTTAAGCCGTACAAAACAACCAAGAGCAATGTACATGATCCAATGAAGGAGAAACAGAGGAAGCTACATAAACATTGGGAGGTCACGGCAGCTACACCACCTCTCATAGTTCACGAATCAGCCAAAGTTATGAGTTTAAACGAATCTCTAAGATTGCAGAAGAGACAAGCtgaaaaattacaagtatTTCATACACTTcaagacatatttttttttaggaaaagTACTCTCTGATAGtgtactattaaaaatacattttaaattaactttaaatgtatttataatgtataaaaaaactttgtttaaCAGGAAATTCGAGCAAAACATGCATTGGAACGTCTAACTGATCAAATAGGACAATACGGTATTGATCCTACACCACGAAATATCAGTAATTGCCGTTCACAGTATGCGAACGATACACTTTCCTCATCTTCCTCCTCTGAAGATGAAGAACATAATGAAGTTCACGACGACGAAGATAATGATAGAGGTGGAACAGTTGTATTTACCGTGGATTCTATAGAAAGCTAATGAAGACTTACATTATACTGTgcacataaacaaaaaattattagctctaaaaatatttatttttgctttaataaaattatctttattaggATTcctataaattacatttctgAATTGTTTAAGTCTATTTCCAAATTTGTAGGTGAAAGAATATGCTCGCATTTAATTAAGATACTTAAGAgtctttattgtttttataacatatgttAATTGTATCCAAATCTATTGATGATCGCTGTGTATGGTGCTGTTGCTTTGGCAACTGATGGCAACTCAGCGGCTTGCTTGGTAAGtttctacaaaaaagaaatgcgACGATTAGAAGACctttaatatctatatagataagagaaaaaagaatgaaGCGATAATTGAGTCTCAAACATTTTTCAGTCAGTTAATTACCTTGA
This sequence is a window from Monomorium pharaonis isolate MP-MQ-018 chromosome 3, ASM1337386v2, whole genome shotgun sequence. Protein-coding genes within it:
- the LOC105833390 gene encoding uncharacterized protein LOC105833390 isoform X2, whose translation is MSKISKIPGDVTPLKKESQGYIEDLSKMQKFQLEELLKRQKKILANKKFISQLPDKGEKIINFHDKILKELEHRNEMEEVANLLSRFNIASEGKAAMSKLEWTGKCHKDDDNDTIKIVELDSDDDEDPLKILAQPTGTGVHNKKIIHVVREESLIKPEDIAEIKTFKANPLDVEHVKYIVNKVETQETSKKEPFKPYKTTKSNVHDPMKEKQRKLHKHWEVTAATPPLIVHESAKVMSLNESLRLQKRQAEKLQVFHTLQDIFFFRKRNSSKTCIGTSN
- the LOC105833390 gene encoding uncharacterized protein LOC105833390 isoform X1, with the protein product MSKISKIPGDVTPLKKESQGYIEDLSKMQKFQLEELLKRQKKILANKKFISQLPDKGEKIINFHDKILKELEHRNEMEEVANLLSRFNIASEGKAAMSKLEWTGKCHKDDDNDTIKIVELDSDDDEDPLKILAQPTGTGVHNKKIIHVVREESLIKPEDIAEIKTFKANPLDVEHVKYIVNKVETQETSKKEPFKPYKTTKSNVHDPMKEKQRKLHKHWEVTAATPPLIVHESAKVMSLNESLRLQKRQAEKLQEIRAKHALERLTDQIGQYGIDPTPRNISNCRSQYANDTLSSSSSSEDEEHNEVHDDEDNDRGGTVVFTVDSIES